The Collibacillus ludicampi region AGACGGTGAAACAGGGAGTGAAAGGGGAGTCGATCGCATGAAACTATCGCACAGATTGCGCTTGCAATTCCGCATTTTTTGTTTGCGCATCTTATTGAGATTGGGTGTACGCGCTGAAGAAATTTATTACGTAGGGGGAAGCGAAGCGCTACCGCCACCTCTCACGCGGGAAGAAGAAGAGTATTTATTGGAAAAACTGCCTTCCGGTGATGAAGCGATCCGTGCGGTCTTGATCGAACGAAATTTGCGTCTGGTTGTGTATATCGCCCGCAAATTCGAAAATACTGGAATCAATATCGAAGACTTGGTGTCAATCGGCACGATCGGTCTCATTAAAGCGGTGAATACGTTTGATCCGGAGAAAAAAATCAAGCTGGCGACATACGCTTCCCGCTGTATTGAGAATGAAATTCTCATGTTTTTGCGCAGAAACAATAAGATCCGTACCGAAGTTTCTTTTGATGAGCCTCTCAATGTGGATTGGGATGGAAATGAGCTGTTATTATCCGATGTGTTGGGAACAGAAAATGATACGATTTACAGGAATATAGAAGAACAGGTGGACAGAAATCTGTTGTACAAAGCTTTAGAGAAACTATCGGAAAGAGAAAGAAAAATTATGGAGCTGCGTTTCGGCCTGCAAGACGGGAAGGAAATGACGCAAAAGGATGTGGCCGATCTGTTGGGTATTTCTCAATCGTATATCTCTCGCTTGGAAAAAAGAATAATCAAGAGATTGCGCAAAGAATTTAACAAAATGATTTAAGTGCATATTTCTTCCCCCCAGGGAAATACTGTTTACGAATCCCAAAGGCAGATGTTGACATGGGGGGAACATCATGAAAAGAAACAAAGTCGAGATCTGCGGTGTCAACACGTCTCAGTTGCCTGTACTCACAAACGCTGAAATGCGCAAATTGTTTGTGCAATTGCAACAAGGGGAACTGGCAGCGCGAGAAAAACTGGTCAACGGGAATTTACGGCTCGTTCTTTCGGTGATTCAACGGTTCAACAACCGCGGAGAATATGTAGATGATCTATTTCAAGTAGGTTGTATCGGACTTATGAAAGCGATCGATAATTTTGATTTGGAACAAAATGTAAAATTTTCTACATATGCAGTTCCCATGATTATCGGTGAAATTCGACGCTATCTTAGAGACAACAATCCGATCCGTGTCAGTCGTAGTCTGCGGGATATCGCCTATAAAGCTCTGCAAGTGCGGGATCAGTTAACGAACCAGATTTTGCGCGAACCATCGATCATCGAAATCTCGGAAGCGATGGATGTCGCAAAAGAAGAGGTCGTCTTCGCGCTGGATGCGATTCAGGATCCCGTTTCTTTGTTTGAACCGATTTATCATGACGGCGGCGATCCGATTTATGTCATGGATCAGATCAGTGATGAGAAAAACCAGGATTCACTCTGGGTGGAGGAGATCGCCATTCGAGAGGCGTTGCAAAAACTCAGCGAGCGGGAAAAACGGATCTTGTCCATGCGTTTTTTTGAAGGGAAAACGCAAATGGAAGTAGCCGAAGAGATTGGAATCTCACAAGCACAGGTATCACGCGTAGAGAAAGCCGCCATTGCTCATATGCAAAAGTATATTCGTTGAAAAAAGCCGCAGTTCTTGCGGTTTTTTTATTTTTTAACATCGAGGATCATGAAATCACGCGAGGAAGATACCGCGATCATCGGCTCTTCTCTTCAATAGCAAATGCTTTGATTGAAGTCTTTTTAATCATTTTAGGTTCAATGAACATATATATTGTTATGAGAATGTTCAGCCGCATGATTCGCATCCTTGGCAGCAAGGAG contains the following coding sequences:
- the sigG gene encoding RNA polymerase sporulation sigma factor SigG, with the protein product MKRNKVEICGVNTSQLPVLTNAEMRKLFVQLQQGELAAREKLVNGNLRLVLSVIQRFNNRGEYVDDLFQVGCIGLMKAIDNFDLEQNVKFSTYAVPMIIGEIRRYLRDNNPIRVSRSLRDIAYKALQVRDQLTNQILREPSIIEISEAMDVAKEEVVFALDAIQDPVSLFEPIYHDGGDPIYVMDQISDEKNQDSLWVEEIAIREALQKLSEREKRILSMRFFEGKTQMEVAEEIGISQAQVSRVEKAAIAHMQKYIR
- the sigE gene encoding RNA polymerase sporulation sigma factor SigE encodes the protein MKLSHRLRLQFRIFCLRILLRLGVRAEEIYYVGGSEALPPPLTREEEEYLLEKLPSGDEAIRAVLIERNLRLVVYIARKFENTGINIEDLVSIGTIGLIKAVNTFDPEKKIKLATYASRCIENEILMFLRRNNKIRTEVSFDEPLNVDWDGNELLLSDVLGTENDTIYRNIEEQVDRNLLYKALEKLSERERKIMELRFGLQDGKEMTQKDVADLLGISQSYISRLEKRIIKRLRKEFNKMI